The Syngnathus acus chromosome 2, fSynAcu1.2, whole genome shotgun sequence genomic interval ACTGTCGataaatgaaatttaaaaacgCTTCTCTGGCGATATCGCCGCCGAGAATAACCCGCCTGACGACAGCGTGAGATTAAACCGGGGCTGTCGGGCTATAAAAGTGTCCGTGGGCATCATCCACACTCGGTTCGGACCGGCACCGCTTTTCTAATGAAAAGTGCAAGCTTATCTTTGGTTACACGACTAACACAAACCTGTCGCGACTTTCCAAGTCTACAAACGACAACGTTTACATGGCGCATGCTGTCCAACGTGCCTGATAATCAATACGTATCCTTTGACATGGAATGCTTTGGAAATATTTCCTCTCGTTCCTTTCGGCGCGTTGCGTAACCAGTCAGGAAGTCATTTTCTATACTTCACATGCTGTCATCAAAACACATCATTGTGTCCCGCTGGCTTGCGGAAAGCCGGATTGTTCGTTTTGCAGACCTAAGCCGCCCCGTGAGGGCTCATGTTTGTTTGGGTGGATGTGTtccagtgtgtgcgtgtgtgtgtttctcttGAATGAGCCTCTCTCGTGTTTGCTCACAGCTCTCTGTTGTCCTCTTAAGTTCATCCGTCGCTAATTCACTTGCGTCAAAGTTTGTTCACATGATTGGATTTCCACCGCAGCCTTCCTGTGGAATAGCGTCGTCCGTGACATGCCGGTCCCGCGGCAGCTAGCTCGCCATCCGCTTCTTTGACCGCCCGACGCCATTCACACCTTGCGTTCTTGAGCCGACAGAACTTCCAGCGGGAATAAATGCTTCGAGCCGAGGCCACTTTGCACCACCGCTCGAGCTGTCACGGCGCATTCCGTCACGCGCCCCTGCGGATGGAGTTCCCGTCCGCATCGATCCCATCGTCGGGAACATCTGGCAGAAGCAGGTCACCCGTGTTCTCCGGAGGACGAGGCGAGCTTCTCTGGGGTTGTCTCACCGGGTCAGTACTGGCTGTCCTTGGTGGTGGACGTGTGCGTGGCGGTGGAGTCGTCGGGCAGCGAGCCCCGGCGGCGTCCGGCTGGCCAGTCGCAGCGTAGCAGATTGTGAAGCTCTCTGGACACGCTGCTGGAGAAGGCCGTGTAGATCCACGGGTTGGTGCATGAGTTGAGACTGGCCAGCAGCATGATGATGGTGAAGGCCACTCCTGAAAAGATAAGCGGATCAGTGCGGGAACCTCACCGGCGTTCTAATCAACTGTCCCCCTATAGAGCTGTAAACATTCCAGATGGCCAAAGCCTcacgtcctttttttttgggcttctaataataatcattacaTAAGTCGAGCCTATGTCATACTCGTGTCAGCAATAAACCACGGAAATGTTGATTTGGGACTAAACGATAAACATCAGCCGTGCGgccatatgtgtgtgtgtgttatacGATATAGAATTGCGTGTTACTCGTTTAAGGTAAAGGTCAGTTGTAAAATAAAAGGCGAGGTGAGCACAATGTTGGACCCGCCTCCAATTTTTGAGCCGCCATCATTGTTGATGAAATGTCAACATCTGGCCGCTCAGGTTGCAAAATAAGTGGGGAGGTTCTTTACTGCTGTCTGCTGTTTATCTTTTGCTTCAAATCACGGAACACACTATCAGgccttgcttttgtttggagctatttttagaactgAGCCGTGATGGCAACCTGGCTGCCGTTTTGGTGACTCCTGCTTTTAGTATTCTGAGCCATGGCGTACAACAAAAGTCTCAAAGTCTTTCAAGTTCCAGAAAGTTGGTTGTCGGAACCACAGTGGTTCCTGGAAAACCAATGGAATGCGTTGAGCACAGCGGCCCGACCCAAGATGAATGTTACTGACCTTGATTGGGAGAGTTGGGGTCCCAGGCGGCCCACAGCTGAACAATGAAGAAAGGGCACCAGCACACAGTGTAGACCAGCACAATGACCAGCGTCATTCGGACTGTTTTGGACATGGCCTTGGTGAtgctgggcggcggcggcgcttcGGAGCGAGGGGGGGCGTAATCGAGGGAGCAGCGAGGTGAGCCGGGGGCCGCCGTGCAGGACTCGTGGCACTCGGGACCGTTGGCTTGCTGCTGATCGGACGACGGCGCGCTTCTCAACGCGGCGTCTCCCGCTTGACTTTTATTGgacgtgtttttgtttgtcacgGGCTTCAGGCGCAGTCCCGGATGAGCTCCGCCTCCGGACGCCCGCCGCCCCCTTTCTCTTTCCCTGGCCCGATCTTCTTTCTTAAAGCTGTGGAAAGGGAAAAGGATTTCTTTCCTCTTCAGCTCAGCCATCACCATCCTCTCCGACTTTCGGTAGATGTTGTTGTGGATCTCCCGGAAGATTCTTATCTGCGAGAtgaccattttttattttttattttgcacagtTGGAATGACATCAGCAAAAGCACTCTGGATTCCATTTGACGATGGGCGAACGCCAGATTTGCATTTCTGGTTGAAGCGCTTCAGGAAATTGAAGCGAAACAAGGATTGTGTGTTGGCCTTTACCATCAGCAGTAAAGCAACCACAGACCTTCTCATGTGGCATGATTGAATTCTCTCTTTAGTGCTCAGAATGAACTCGATAAACATCTGCTCCCCCTAAACACGAGCTACGCCATCAAGATGGCCGCAAGGTGATTCAAGCACTCATGACCATCCTGagttattcattttaaaatgagtgcaaacattgttttctttgactCCCAACTTCTAATGCTAGTTGTTGAtgtcttacttttttttttgagaccTGTGCTGATACAATGACACAGCTTCTAGAGAAATTAACTAGCTCCAAAGGTTTTGAGGATATTCATAGTCACGAGACGCTTCTGGTATTTGATCGCAATTTGGAGCCTGCTTTTGGTTTCTTCCATGAATGACTTCGCTTCGGatatatttttctgcctgtccAGATGTTATCAAAAGTTAATAAGAggcgatgctggaaaaaatcTGTTTTACCTGACAGACGGTAATGATGAGGGCAGGCAGGAGAAAGACAGCCAGCGTCATCCAGGTGATGTAGGCCTTGAGCCCCCACGCCTCAGCAAAGTGACCCCAGCACTCAAACTCCCCGGGACTCATTTCTGAGCGTGAGAAGATGAACACCTGACAGAAGAACAACACATGCTCATCAAAAtggcaatgacaaaaaaataaacgtcaCCGGCCTGATCCCGTTACTCGCTCTCACCTGCGGTAGGCTGAGGACGAGCGCCAAACCCCAAGCCACCACAACGGACGTGTTCCAGCGGGGCACTGCCCCGCTGCGGTAAGCCTGCAGCGGGCAGCAGATGGCGTGATGGCGGTCCACCGTCATGGCCACGATCATGTAGGAGGACGCAAACATTCCCACAATCTGCAAGTACTTGATGGAGCGGCACAGGAAATCGGGTCCCTGGAACTTGTCTGTGATGTCCCAAATGAGCTGGGGAAGAACCTACACGcacattttaaagtttgtCAAAGTGCAAATCCATTCTGGACACTTTAATGTCTGCCCTGCGTTGATATTAATAATGTTGTTGATGTTATTTTAGCTGCTGCCAAACAGCCAGGCCAGACGGATGCAGgatcttgaaaatgatttgcagATGTTGGAAGTTAGCCTGGTGCCAGCGGAGCGCAACGACCTGTCACTTTTCAATATATTGTCTGCTGACTGAGTCAAGTATGATAAAGGCGCAAGGAACGTGATGTTCTGGCTCCTTCAGTGACAGAATCAtgacttcatgatgatgatagGAAGAAGAATTCTTGCCGCTAAGTTGCGCTGAGTTGCGCTATTGGTATTTAGCTCGAAGCTCAGAACGTGCCGGTTCCGAGCGGAGTGTTCCTCACAAGGCGAATTTTGAACATATTGGTCGGAACAGCAACTCTGTCAGGCTGTAACATTTTCGTTTATTGAACAATCAGTTCACTAGCTGCTCGCTAGCTATCCACCGCCAGCTAGCCACCGCTAGCCATTTTGAGAATAAATTCTTCATCATGTTATGTCGACAGATAAAAAGGAGCGACGCACATTTGAAATATAACCAagttttgaccttttttttttttgtttcgttcTGTTTATGTTCTATGGATTAAGAATAGGATATCCCAGAAATTTCTATGTGAGTAGGCGGCTGAGCAAATATTTGTACTGCCTCCAAAAAAATCCTGGTGGAATTCTAATCATCAATAATCATCGCAAGAATGTATACGTGGCTTCATCCACCGCTGCCTTGATGATTGTCCGGTTGTGTCGAGTCGGGTTGCGTGCGGCCGACTtcattgattgatttcataCACGAAGGATGCGGTTCCTCACCTGAAAGAAGGCCACCACCAGGTCAGCCACACACAAGTTGACCATGAAGACGTGCATGGGCGCATTGTGCTTCCTCCTCCTGAGCAGCACCCACAGGACAAGACCATTGCCCAGCGTGGTGAGAGCCAGGACCACCCCGAGCACGGCGATCTCGGCCTGGGCCAGGCCCTGGTCCCTCACCCTGGGTTGGGGCAGCGGGTACGGCGTGGCGTCGGAGCCATTCTCCGGAAAGATCCCAAAGAAGGAGGATCCGCCGTGGGAGCCGTTGAGGGTGTTGAGCTCAAAGACAGACGTGGAAGTGCGGTTGTTGCTGGCCGGCGCCACCAGAGAGGAGAGGCTTAAGGCGTCCCAGTCCGTTTCCAAGCTGATGCTTTCCATTcctgaaagacaaacattGCGGTTCGACGGTGAGGAGAGCAACAAATCAAGTTTGCTCAATTGTGTGACTGCTATGTTCTTCTCGTTAGCTCGACTGACCTTTGCCCTCCAGCCTGAGCCTTATATCCGATATGTTCAAATTGATTGCGTTTGCGACAAACAGCCTCGACGTGATCCCATTCGTCAAATGATGCCGTCGTGGGAATATTATCCCATCTCCAATTTTTAATTAGTTTGTGTTCAGCGTTTATTTTCCCTTTCATATTTTCTCAAGGCTGAtggacagcttttttttttttccccttcacctCACTCCACATCACATGCTTTGTCGCATTCCTGCGTTGTCTTGTTTCCCTTGACCGCTTCGAGTACATCACATTCTCTTCCACTCCCTTGATGTTACCGTGGAGCGCaataaatgtcatgtttatttttcctttgcttATAAATAAATTGCTTGCTCGTCGCAAGAGACGAATGACAGGGCAATCTGAGGAGCAGAAGTTCGTCGGAGGCCGGGCGGAAGGTTGCGCAAATAAACGCCGACCTAGAAAAAAGTCCGAGAAAACGTAATCGGGCtattgtgggggaaaaaaaaaaaaatcttacgcTCGTGTGTTACTGTTGCGACTTTGTACGTTGTGTTTGGGGACTTTGCAAAGTTGTTGCCTGAGCCTTGTTTacccatttatttttattttttttagataatcCCACTTCCCTGCACTCAGGTCCGCTTTTTGCCTCCACCAACACGTCAAATAGCCACTTGTGATTTTCCTTGGCTAAAAATAGGGAGGTAAAAGTGCTCTCTCACTACTCCACTGGGAACCCGCTAGCCAATTAGCGGCTAATAATGCCGAGTGACATGTTGTCAAGTGTCTCATGCCGGCTTGCACGGAGGAATGCGCGAGTAGCCTTGCCAAATGGACTTCTCTGACCTGAACGGGGCTCCTCTCGTCAATCATTCAAACCTGCCCTGGactattaaataaatgtttttcttatgGCATAGCGAGGCCGCATTTGGCGACTTGAGAGCGCGACTGACCGTGTGACGTCAATGACCGCtcttctattttttaattaagtttTAACGGTATGAGGAGCTCTTCAATTTCCTCGGGtctctctttgtttgaacCTCACCGTCTTGCTCCCGTTCTCTGTAATTACGCCATAGAACATTCTTTGAGCCTCCTTATGGTCTCATTATCTATGTTCTCAATAACCATGTGGCTGACctttaatacttttttttttacgcctGGAAGAACATAGAGTTAAATTTGATGCAGGAAATGTAGACGCTAAAAATGAGTGGCTTCTGTGATGGTGCACATGAAAGACGCCATGTTTGGATCACAAGATTGCCAGTTGGTGGAATCgtcataaaaatgtgtcactCGGAGCTCCTTGTCAAAAGAGGCAACAACAAGAACCAAACCAGCAAGTGTgtaaaattcaatttaaaaacagaaaacaaatattctaAATCGACTTTAATTTGTATGCCATGCGCATGCTGTAAATTAAGGCTGGcaatttgattttcaaatcacTCCAAATTTGAGCCGAGCTGATCCGCGCGTACTTTGAACCCGACACAATTTTAACCCAAAAAATCTGCAGCAGCAGTCATGGTTCAATAAATATTCCTGTATTTCCTTTGTGGTCATGCTATCCATCCTTCTAATCCATATTTCCGATtcaatgataaataaataaataaataaataaatagataaataaattgatAGATGAATATATAGCTAAATTGATAGATGAATATATAGCTAAATTGATAGATAAATAACTTAATAGATAGATAAATGGATAGTTAAATTGATAGATAAATTGACAAAtagataaatgaataaataaatagataaattcTTCTCCTGTGTGTTTTGGATGATTTTGTTCCTTCTATTCATTTCATCCCTTGTTTGGcgttgtttgtttgaaaagtGGTGTGGAAGACAATGCACACTGGATTGGACGGTCACGTGCGCTACACGGCCATATCGCTTTCCTCCGAGCCTTAAACGAATGGCTGTGTCTGCTCATTCGGCGTGAATCTCCCCAGAGGCCACCCGGTGCGCAACCATCAATTTCCGCCTCATCCTCTCTGAGCTCAGCGCATTGGCTAACGATGCCTCTGGCATGACTGAAACAGGTACTTAAGGTGAGGGAGAAAATCTTTCAACACATTGCACACACGTGTGGGTCAAAAGCCGCTAAGACGACATCATCGGCAAACTATGCACCGTCGTCGGATGAAAAATGAAGcggaatgcaaaaaaaaaaaaaaaaaaaaaaaactagactGGACTTGCATTTTAGTAACCCTCACAGCATGTCTTTGTCAATTGAGGAGCACCAAGCGCAGCGCAAACTCATTCAAAAATGTCCGCTCGGCAGGATGGCAAGTTGCGTTTTTACTCATGGGAACTGTTGAGCGGTGCCAGAATCGCAGGTCTAAAGTGCAACACGGTGTAAACTATGTGAAGTCCAGcccgtttatttattttgtgaaagTGGAGCGCTGTTTACGTGGGAacccaatgtgtgtgttttggaaaaccttttgttcttatttttcattttagtttcaTCCCAACGACTACTTGGTCAAGACTTGTTCCTTTTTAAACCTTTTGCAGATGCAAACAtgatctaaaaaaaagattctgcGGTAAATGTGCAAATGATGCACCTGTttctgtgattggttgttttgcCTCAGGCGCAGTGGTTCCTTGTATCAGTGGCACAAAAATGGGCCAGAGAAGGTTGATCTTTTGCTTTTAGACCCAATGagcatttgaacaaatatgagaCCTTTCTTGTTCTGAGAAAATTGCTCCTCTAAGTCAAAGTCttctttattgtcaatttcttcacatgccaagaaatcgaaattacgttcccactatcccgcggtgacaagacatagtacacaatatacatacaaggaaacaacacaaaaaaataaaaacaagaaggcacaaacaatgaataaataagagtgatgaataaataataaacaaataagaaataagaggagcaaaaatggagcaagtgtgcatacagcagacagtcagaatagagcgcaaaagtacaggacgctacgcagaaggggggagagagttcaggatcctaacagcctggagtatgtagctgttggtgagtctggtggtgcgggagcgcaggctcctgtacctcttcccagagggcagaagatcgaacaaagactgagcggggtgactcacatcactcacaatcgtggtcgccttgcgagtgagatgggagacgtaaatgtccttcaaggaggggagtgaagcaccaataaccttaccagccgtgttcacaatgggctgcagggccttcatgtcgtattcagtgcagctaccccCCCAAACAGTGATACAACTTGAAACTCTAGCTACTTTTGTTCTGCAGAGATTTTACTCGACACGGCTTTTCATCTCTCCCATTTTTTATTCCGCCGTGTGGAGCTTTGTGTGGCTTTTGTCAGCGTGGCATGAGACTTTATTTACCTATTGATCGATGCaacaaagagccgcatgagtCAGCCGGCTCGACGTGTAGCTAAATTGGACCAAACACGACAGCGCTTGAGTGCCAGGTGGACGTTCTGCACATGAATGCGGATCGGTGCCCGTCGGCGCTTGATTTATTCATCGGACGCGGCGAGGTGGGGTGAGCTAATAAAAGTGAACAATTTGTTCCTTCTGTGTCACGGCAAAACAGCTGATTAAATGTTAATGGTGTGGAAGCACACCTCATTAGTCACCCACATTGTCGACACTCGCCACCTGCACTGTGTGTCACTCGCAAACAGCCGCCGTGTATTTCCACAATACAGGACGCCAATGGAGATGCGTTGACcaagtttactttttttgaagggaggagggggtggtGGTGATGTATCATTAACCAGCAAGTCATGCTTTGAGTCATGCTCTTTAGACTAAGGCGACATGGTGTGCACATGAAGCAAACACCTCCAGAATAAAGGTCAGCCACTCAAGGAGGATTTTTCCCTATGGCGATAAACCAAGGAAGTCCTTTTGTACTCGTTTTAAATTCTGCCAACAACTTGAAGGAGAAGCGGGGGTATTAAAAATAGCATCTGATTAATGGAACAAACCCTCAGGGCGGCCGAGTGTTGATGGGAAAAATAGgcataaataaattattggAGTGGCTTATTGAAATCTTTGCCAAAGATTTACGTGATGTTTTAGCGGATACAGTGAAGGCCTTAGTGGGATTAATTACCATTACTCCATCTGGAAAGTGCTTCAAGTACACGTGTAGGTTGAAAATACACTTTTCTTAGGCTTCGGTGTAAAGGAATCCACAATACATACTCAGTCACCACGCAAAAGTTGGAGAGAAGATCTTGAGGGTTTGAAAGTACGACGGAGGCTCTCGTGTCTACGCCGGTTGAGTTCATGTTAACGTGGTGCTGCGCGTTTCCTCGCTTTGGTGCAATGTGAGCACCATCGTCAAATGCCGGTGCCGTTTGGCTCTCTTGACTGAAGACGCGGCAAGAATAATTCTGTTTTCCTCTCACTGTGTTTTCCTCTCGCACAAATGGGCGGGGCTACTttggaaagcaaaacaacattataCTATGAAAATAATGTACTTATCTAGCtacattaaaatgtattttattccaTATACTATAAGGAAAAACTGGCACATCTTGATTTTCATGCTGGGTTTGGGATTTGGTTTGGGACTTTAGACCAGCTTGGAGCAGGTTGAAGTTGTTGCGCAGGTGTTGTCATTTGATTGAAGTCAATTTGATCCAAGCGAAGGCAGACAGATTTTTCTGTGGTGGATTTCATctcattcataaatataacAACAGCGTGCTCGGAAAAGATAGTACATATCTGCCTGCAGTTCCTCACAAACGTAGTTCTTTGCACTTTATCTTCTGGATGGACTCCAGCGAGTCCATTTCCGATTCTATAATGTCAGAGAGATTGTGTGCGCCTGGAATCGAAAAGGAATGAGAGTGTGTAAGAGCCGCAGGGAAGCAAGTTGTCTGTGTTCACTCCCACCACGGCGCAAACGCGTGTTTTTTAACTGTCCGTGCCTACGAAAAGACCTAACGGACGAAAACTACAGCAGCACTGTTAAGGTGCACTTTGTGCTGGCTGTGAAAATCGGGCTCAAAGTCCTCATGTTGTTGTTACTTTTTAGAAAAGGTCAGAATTACGACAGTGGTTTTTTCTCATTATGCTACCGACAGTTTTACCACAATCATCCCTATTTATACAGGAATAAGGTGTTACAACATCAtatttgtacgtgtcaagaaaaGTTTTACTTTGAGAAGAATAAAGTTTTGGAGGagaaaatttgtatttttgaggaagaaattgcatttcacCAATGATGACTTATTTATTCAACACAGACTGTAATCCTTCGTGAATGACATTCTCGTATTGAGCGAAATGACGTGCTGCATTTTGAGACGTGCTGAATCAACACTCACAAAACAATTCTTGACCTGATCAATTTGTGGATTTTGAAGACAATGCTGCCTGACATCTCGCCGCTCTTCCTTCTGCAAGTTTTTGTGACCGCAGCGAGACAAATCTTTAGCGCTGTCACCGGATACAATCCATTAACATTTCACACAAATCAACCGACACTTTCTTAGAACTCGGCTAATCCACTCAAACCCTGTGGAGCCACGAAACTGTGCTGCACATAGTtttcacatttacaaaaaaaagtgcaatctATTCTAGATGGCATTTACTGCAGCAAATAAATTATCCTCTTAATATTTCACAGCCTTCCAgttg includes:
- the LOC119132323 gene encoding vasopressin V2 receptor-like, which codes for MESISLETDWDALSLSSLVAPASNNRTSTSVFELNTLNGSHGGSSFFGIFPENGSDATPYPLPQPRVRDQGLAQAEIAVLGVVLALTTLGNGLVLWVLLRRRKHNAPMHVFMVNLCVADLVVAFFQVLPQLIWDITDKFQGPDFLCRSIKYLQIVGMFASSYMIVAMTVDRHHAICCPLQAYRSGAVPRWNTSVVVAWGLALVLSLPQVFIFSRSEMSPGEFECWGHFAEAWGLKAYITWMTLAVFLLPALIITVCQIRIFREIHNNIYRKSERMVMAELKRKEILFPFHSFKKEDRARERERGRRASGGGAHPGLRLKPVTNKNTSNKSQAGDAALRSAPSSDQQQANGPECHESCTAAPGSPRCSLDYAPPRSEAPPPPSITKAMSKTVRMTLVIVLVYTVCWCPFFIVQLWAAWDPNSPNQGVAFTIIMLLASLNSCTNPWIYTAFSSSVSRELHNLLRCDWPAGRRRGSLPDDSTATHTSTTKDSQY